GAAGCAATGGCAAAACAGAAAATGataggataaaaacaaagaaaaagcaaaggccagaatgaaaaagagaaaaaaggggaagagagaaattgcaaatggaaataaggaaaggccgggatgacgcaagcacccgatcaaatgcataatagaaatggttaactgcttaggtgcattcattccccaaaatgtgcggttactaatctgttaaagccctaattgctaacaaggttgttgtttatatactgagtccaggcaggtggttagttgattgacaTTTTAGCAACTCACTCCTataacacccgatcgaaagacaagctgaatatggccaaccaaaaACCGAagacaagtattgttgatccgtcaaaagaggtgaaAGAATTAGATGTTAATACGAtgaggaagagatgtataagttaaaacaacaaatggctgaaatataccaggcctgggcaaagggtCATCCACCACCGGTCTATCCCatcaaccctgcttatatcccaccattggctcaacctcaggaacctccTACTGTGAACTCGTCCCCGGCCTTTCCTCTCTACCAACAGTGTTATGgaaccacttcccatacatcacaagctccaccacccaaacaagtcccataccctcctccactagtcacacccgtctttgtggcacctccacctactACATTACACCAGTCttccagtgagcctctgttccaaactcacgacaaccagtattatccccctaagcccaccttcaaagttccggaACTATATTCTTACACCTCTCATCTTGATGTCCCAGCAgaaaccgagaagccacccaaaaatcccaaacatgaggagatgatcagaaaggtcaagagcttagaataattgttcaGAGATATGagagggttgggaggtcaagtaagtgtggcctataaggatttatatTTATTCTcggatgttcagttaccagcaggattcaagatgcccaagtttgatctgtacaacgggcacggtgaccccgtAGCACACttgagaggattttgtagcaagatgaatGGGGCAgacggaagagatgaattattgatggcatatttcagccaaagtcaaagcggatcggcattggaatggtataccagacaagatcacaataagtggtacacatgggacgatttggcccaagccttcgcctgtcattttcagtactatcttgaaattatcccagaccgtctgtcattgacgaagattgagaaaaagcctggtgagagtttcagagaatatggattccgttggagggagcaagcagcgagggttgaccctccgatgaaagaaagcgagatggatgattatttcttgcaggccttggagcccacttattttggtcatttggtgtcagcagtgggcaagtgctttaatgaggttgtaaaaatgggaggcatggtagaagagggactcaagtctaataaaatcatgagctactcagcaattaaaacaaccacccaggccattcaaaacggtactgagggtgtactcggaaagaagaagaaagaggatgttacGAAAATTGAGGCGGGAGCTTGGGTCGGAGCTAGGGGCCCTTCACATTACTACAACCCGCttcgaccctatcaccaaacttaccaccacactccatatagcccaccacgacactactacccaccgccagatccccatttttctgtctatcatgcacaaacatacactcaacctctCGTTCACGCGCAATGGCGTGCTCCAGCTCCATAAAGTATCCACCCAACtctacaaaatgcctatccacccccaagagcctaccgaaatCCACCTGgaacaggtttccggcccaatcaggccaccaagaatgagaggttgcagaagaaaaagactttcactctattgggagaatcctatactagtttgttctGCAGGTTGAGACAATagggtatgctgagtccgattgaaccaaaattgccaaatcctcccccgaggaatcttgatcactccgtGAGTTGCGAATATTATTCTGGTGCCCTGGGTCACGACATAAagaagtgctggcaattgaaaatagctattcaagagctcatcgatactaatcggattgaggtccaagctccggaggcacctaatatcaaccagaacccatttccagctcatcaagagacgaatatgattgagatagtgcataaggaaggGGAGCCTAATAAAccttcacaaactgtcatgatgattcggtccagtgatgcCAGGCCGTtcaaaaagtcaacaagtgagaagtctgcaatcaagttgaatggggaaaatagtgaaccatctgtggtggtcaagaaggggtcctcaagtgacgtcgcagggaaacatgaaagagcaaaagtagTTGTGCCGGGAGTGGcaaacaagcctgttgtaattgtgaaaggtgcccgcatagaccctatcatcatcaagtcggtaactcaattaccaatagtcaatAACAGGGCGATCCCGTgaaattatgaacgagtgacagtgacttacaaggggaaagaagttaaagaagaagtatatgagacccatggtttgactcgatcgggaagatgctttgcccccgaagagttgagaaaagctaaaagttCCAAACACAACCCGGTATCGGCGAAGAAAGCTGTGACTGAGAAAGAAGCAaaggagttcttgagaaagatgaaagtgcaggattattccattgtggagtagttgagaaagacaccggctcagatttcattattgtcattattgatccattcagacgagcaccgtcggcctttgatgaagatcctgaatgaggcccacgttcctgacaaaatctcagtaaaccacttggaaagataactaacaagatatttgagttGAACAGAGTCATTTTTTCTGATaatgagttgcccatggagggtaccgaacacaatagagccctctatctgacagtgaaatgcgaagattccgtggttactcgggtacttattgacaatggttccagcgcaaacatttgccctctctccactctgaacaagttgaaggtggatgatgaaagaattcacaagaacggTATCtgtgttcggggattcgacggtggggggaaagattcagtcggggacatagtgcttgagcttacaatagggccagttgaatttaccatggagttccaggtgctcgatgtggctgtttcttacaatctgctattaggtcgaccctggattcatactgccaaagcggtcccgtctactctgtatcaaatggtcaagtttgaatgggatagacaggaaatcatTGTGCACGGAAAAGATAATTGGTGTGTTCCCagcgatgccattgttccgttcatagagttcgaggacgacaaggggccatgggtttatcaggtttttgacacggtatcggtagagaaaattccagaagggtaGTGCGTTCCAACCCCGAGGGTagctgccgcatcagtcatggtagctaccgaaatgttgaaaaatggttttgtactgggcaaaggtttgggtgcatctctgcaaggtatcgtacagccggtgtctctccccaaaaacttggatacatttggtttgggattcaagcccataACTGCGGAAGTGAaaagagctagaaagttgaaacagagggcctaggtcctcccaaagcccatcccacggcTCTTCAGATCATTTGTTAGGCCTAGCACCAAGAAACGCCTAGTGGCAACAGTTCCCAGTACAGTGGTTGATGTAGatagagatttgattgaaaagttcgagaggttattcgccgatgtgaacatggtggaagctggaaaGGGTTCGAGTAaagcggatgtgcagtttgttgggcccagtgcaaagattaacaattgggaagctactcctctccctatcaggaaggagttttggtagtttgctttgattttcttttagtttatctggattactccagggttgtaattcagattctatgttccgtccatttggatgtataaaccttgttatccttaaatttcaatgaaatgcaatttccccttttcttccttcctgatagttttatttttgtttttcttttcttccttgtacagttctttttatgctagcttcaatgatatgacatgcacgAGGAATCTCTgtcccagtcttaaaagccaatctaattctgaaatagtaattcaagaaatagagtgtgatggtgaatcagaatatgacgaggatgaagcatttgaagagattagtaaagaattaagccattttgaagaaaacccaagcctaacctgagtgatacagaagcaatcaatttaggggaccaagataatgtccgggaaactaaaataagtgtccatcttgaaccataactcagagaggagataattaaagcactgtttgaGTATAAAggtgtttttgcatggtcctatgatgacatgccgagtctaagcactgacttggtagttcacaaattacccattgACTCGGCATTTACCcctatcaagcagaagttgaggaaattttaaactgatatgagtgtgaatattaaggaagaggtcaccaaacagtttgaggccaaggtcattcgggtcaccagGTATCCcgcctggttagccaatgttgttcctgtgccgaagaaggatggcaagaccagggtgtgtgttgattatcgagatctcaacaaggcaagtcccaaggataactttccattgccgaacatccatatattgatcgataattgtgcccaacatgagattggttcttttgtggattgttatgcgggctaccaccaaaTTTTATTGGATGAAGAggacgcagaaaagacgacattcatcacgccatgggaaacgtactgctatcgggtcatgccatttggtttgaaaaatgttggggcaacctacatgagggcaatgacgaccatatttcacgacatgatacacagggagatcgaggtttatgtggatgatgtgattgtaaagtctagaaagcagtttgaccatgtcagagatctgagaaagttcttctaaaggcttcgcaggtacaatctcaagctcaatcctgcaaaatgcgcgttcggtgttccgtctggaaagttgttgggattcatagtcagccgccgaggtattgaattagacccgtcaaagatcaaagctattcagtaattgccacccccaaagaacaaaactgaggtaatgagtctgttggggagattgaattatattagCAGGTTTACTGCTCAGCTCACGacgacttgtgagcctatcttcaaactgttaaaggtGTTGCAGTCAAGtagacagatgaatgtcaggaagcatttgataagataaggGGGtgcttgtcaaacccacctgtgttggtcccgccagaactagggagacctttgattttgTATTTGACGATCcgggacaattcatttggttgtgtattgggtcagcatgacattactggcaggaaggagcaggccatctattatctcaacaagaattTCACAtattacgaggttaagtacactcatcttgagaggacgtgttgcgacTTACTTGGGTGgtacagaagttgaagcattattgtcatcttacactacttacctcatctctcatttggatccgttaaagtatatctttcagaagcctatgcctacagggaggctcgcaaagtggcagattttgctcatagaATTTGGCATTGTCTAcctgactcggactgcgatgaaagcacaagcattggccgaccatttggctgataATCCTGTGGAAGAGGAATAAGAACCTTTGAAgacctatttccctgatgaagaggtaatgcacattgatgaattggaacagatTGCAAatccaggatggaaacttttctttgatggggctgctaacataaaaggcgttgggataggagcagtacttgtttctgaaatagggcatcactaccctgttacggctcagcttcggttctactgttcTAATAACATAGCTGAGTacaaggcatgcattttgggtttgaggatggctgtggatatgggtgtccaggaagtcttggtcttgggtgacttggaccttctggtgcaccagattcagggagaatgggaaacacgagatttaaaactcataccgtaccgataGTGATTGCAGGATCTTTGCCAACGGTTTCAAttaatagagttcaggcatatcccaaggattcacaatgaggtcgccgatgctttggctactctggcgtcaatgttgcaccatcccgataaggcttatatggatcctttgtagattcagatccacgatcagcatgcttactataatgtggtggaagaagagctcgatggggaaccttggtttcacgatatcaaggaatacatcaggatgggggtgtatccagtacaagccataggtgatcaaaagagaacaattaggtggttggcaagcggttttttcttcagtggaggggttctatacaaaagaactccagaccttgggctactgagatgcatagatgctaggcaggctacaactattatgaccgaagtacattctagagtctgtggaccgcacatgagtgggtacgtgttggcaaagaagatcctccgagcaggttattattggctcactatggagcaagattgtatcagtttcgtgcgtaaatgtcatcagtgccaagtgcatggagatttgattcatcctccaccatctgaattacacacgatgtctgcacCGTGGTCTTTTGTTGCacggggcatggatgtcattgggccaattgagccatcagcgtcaaacgggcacaggttcattctggtggtcatcgactatttcactaagtgggtagaggctaaaacattcaagtttgtaaccaagaaggcggtggttgattttgtgcactcaaatatcatttgccggtttaggataccaaaggtgatcaatacagacaatggggctaatctcaatagtcatctgatgaaagaggtatgtcagcagttcaagattacacatcgcaattctaccccgtaCCGCCCTTAGGCAAACAGAgaagttgaggcggccaacaagaatataaagaagatacttagaAAAATGGTGGAgagttctaggcagtggcatgaaaagctatcattcgcattgctgggttatcgcactactgtccgcacttcaataggggcgactccttatttgttggtgtatggcaccgaagtagtgatacccgcagaagtggaaattccatcccttcaaaTTGTCGCGGAGGctaagatcgatgatgatgagtgggtcaaaacccgcttggaaaaATTGAgtctgattgatgagaaaagattagcagcagtgtgtcatggccagttgtatcaacagagaatggccagagcatataataagaaggtgcatccacggaagtttgaagtgggccagttAGTATTgagacgtatccttccacatcaggctgaggccaaAGGCAAGTTTgctccaaactggcaggggccattcatcgtaactagagtgttgtcaaatGGCGCTTTGTATTTAACGGATATAGAAGGCAagtgtatagaaatggccatcaattccgatgtggtcaagagatactatgtatgattttctctggttaatttatatttgtttgtacttggcatatttttgaagatgtggaatgacgaaggcgttttgttcttctatctaaacactttatcctttgttacccccttttgaggcttatttatttttctttcatacccctttttcggaatcaatagcaaatattagaaacacaagcgtgaaagataagtaaaggaagaaaaagaaaaagagagaggaaaaacaggagagaaaaagaaaagaaaagagaaaaaaaagaatgaaaaagaaagaaaagaatggaaagagaaagaaaaaaagaagaaaaacaacaaaaagaggaaagaaagcaaaatgagaaagaaaagaaagagaaaagagaaaatcacaacaacaaagtaatttctatgacatgaactacgttcgacctgattccttttaaggatacgtaggcagccccacgtttcggtcccatcaaaataagaATCCAAAAGTCCctaaacaagaaactggggcagaagttgtgggcagaaatctgattccgaaaattgtaatcttgaacccattcgaattgttttgagcctttgatatcctttctttctcaCCCTATCCAAATGCCCgtattatggtccaaagaaagacctttcaatcagtcttcgagagatgccaagtcaagcaagttgaggtgattcatatcaagggcaacactctggtccaagcaaaaaatattgaaaatgagagagtcttattggtgaaaaccctcacgggcaccataaggcgacgagagctgagagaaatcaaaatgagagagtcttattggtgaaacccctcatgggcaccgtaaggcgaaagtgagttgagagatgaacaaatgagagaggcttgttggtgaaaacccttcaaggcATCGCGGGCCGAACAAGGTCAAagttttggtgaagaaatcaggttatggaaactctggggcaacaaagtatggcaactgaaagttgattggttggacagatcgggccg
The Nicotiana sylvestris chromosome 11, ASM39365v2, whole genome shotgun sequence DNA segment above includes these coding regions:
- the LOC138881889 gene encoding uncharacterized protein → MVESSRQWHEKLSFALLGYRTTVRTSIGATPYLLVYGTEVVIPAEVEIPSLQIVAEAKIDDDEWVKTRLEKLSLIDEKRLAAVCHGQLYQQRMARAYNKKVHPRKFEVGQLVLRRILPHQAEAKGKFAPNWQGPFIVTRVLSNGALYLTDIEGKCIEMAINSDVVKRYYV